The Desulfuromonas versatilis genome has a segment encoding these proteins:
- a CDS encoding transglutaminase family protein — protein MRRLKITHLTEYRYSVPVTLHPHTLRLRPREGPEVHIESSALTIFPAHRVKWHRDVLDNAVAVVEFLEAAQTLSITSEVVIQHYLENPLDFLVADYAVNYPFHYAPQDLPDLTPYLQLVYPEDQGAIRSWLDQLGLGSPAMQTYALLDRLSKTIASQFAYTLREEMGVQSPAQTLAWGRGSCRDFAALFVAACRCLGLASRFVSGYGHLPHSEQWSTTTHAWAEVYLPGPGWKGFDPTGGEVTGSRHIPVAVARRPEAVPPVAGSFFGMTGPPPALIVDVRVVAF, from the coding sequence TTGCGTCGTCTGAAAATCACCCACCTCACCGAATACCGATACTCGGTCCCCGTCACCCTGCATCCCCACACCCTGCGGCTGCGCCCCCGGGAAGGGCCCGAGGTGCATATCGAATCCTCGGCCCTGACGATCTTCCCCGCGCATAGGGTCAAGTGGCACCGGGACGTTCTCGACAATGCCGTGGCCGTGGTCGAATTTCTCGAGGCGGCGCAAACCCTCTCGATAACCAGTGAAGTGGTCATTCAGCATTACCTGGAGAATCCGCTCGATTTTCTCGTCGCGGACTACGCCGTCAACTACCCTTTCCACTATGCACCCCAGGATCTGCCAGATCTGACCCCCTACCTGCAGCTGGTCTACCCCGAGGACCAGGGGGCCATCCGCAGCTGGCTCGACCAGTTGGGCCTGGGCTCGCCCGCCATGCAGACCTATGCTCTGCTCGATCGGTTGAGCAAAACCATCGCCAGCCAGTTCGCTTACACCCTGCGCGAAGAAATGGGGGTGCAGTCCCCGGCGCAAACCCTGGCCTGGGGCCGTGGGTCCTGCCGCGACTTCGCCGCGCTGTTCGTCGCGGCCTGCCGCTGCCTGGGCCTGGCCAGCCGCTTTGTCAGCGGCTATGGCCACCTGCCCCACTCGGAGCAGTGGTCCACCACAACCCACGCCTGGGCCGAGGTCTACCTGCCCGGGCCGGGCTGGAAGGGCTTCGACCCGACCGGCGGCGAGGTAACCGGCAGCCGCCATATCCCCGTGGCGGTGGCCCGCCGTCCCGAGGCGGTCCCCCCGGTGGCCGGGAGTTTCTTCGGCATGACCGGGCCGCCACCGGCCCTGATCGTCGATGTCAGGGTGGTGGCCTTCTGA
- a CDS encoding ADP-ribosylglycohydrolase family protein translates to MSEKTFQDRAVGAIMGAFIGESLGMGPHWYYDLAEMRRDYGDWIDGYTAPRPGRYHAGLKAGQLSQPGFILRMLLDSLVSCEGYDEVDFCRRLDQELLPLLDGTPVNGPGGYTSQSIRELWRQRLQRRQPWGRTGGHADTTEAIERTLALAVRYAREPAQLAAAVTSNTILTQVDETVVSMTVAYGAVLGLLVQGHSLDARLSGRLMQQVKSGALPFHAVTGDNLQPPRPGDPDPPRAGRFASPDALLTPSHMAAAAADPQIRIEPAWKVAIVYGMPCAIYHQLPAAYYLAARFRDDFEAAVLHAVNGGGQNQARAMLAGALVGAQVGLAGIPERFLDGLEETQTLCRLAETLASQANS, encoded by the coding sequence ATGAGCGAAAAAACCTTTCAGGACCGCGCGGTGGGCGCCATCATGGGCGCCTTCATCGGTGAGTCCCTGGGGATGGGGCCGCACTGGTATTACGACCTGGCGGAGATGCGCCGCGACTACGGCGACTGGATCGACGGCTACACCGCCCCCCGGCCCGGCCGCTATCACGCCGGGCTCAAGGCCGGCCAGCTTTCCCAGCCGGGGTTCATCCTGCGCATGCTTCTCGACTCGCTGGTCAGCTGCGAGGGATACGACGAGGTGGACTTCTGCCGCCGCCTCGACCAAGAGTTGCTGCCCCTTCTCGACGGCACCCCGGTCAACGGCCCGGGCGGCTACACCAGCCAGTCGATCCGCGAGTTGTGGCGCCAGCGGCTGCAGCGCAGGCAGCCCTGGGGGCGCACCGGCGGCCACGCCGACACCACCGAGGCGATCGAGCGCACCCTGGCGCTGGCGGTGCGTTACGCCCGCGAGCCCGCCCAGTTGGCCGCCGCCGTCACCAGCAACACCATCCTTACCCAGGTCGACGAGACGGTGGTTTCCATGACCGTGGCCTACGGCGCGGTGCTGGGGCTGCTGGTGCAGGGGCACTCCCTGGACGCGCGGCTCTCGGGCAGGCTGATGCAGCAGGTAAAAAGCGGCGCCCTGCCGTTTCACGCGGTGACCGGCGACAACCTGCAGCCCCCCCGCCCGGGCGACCCCGACCCGCCGCGCGCCGGCCGCTTCGCCTCCCCCGACGCGCTGCTGACCCCCTCGCACATGGCGGCGGCCGCCGCCGACCCGCAGATCCGCATCGAACCGGCCTGGAAGGTTGCCATCGTCTACGGCATGCCCTGCGCCATCTACCACCAGCTGCCGGCGGCCTACTACCTGGCCGCCCGCTTCCGCGACGATTTCGAGGCCGCCGTGCTCCACGCGGTCAACGGCGGCGGCCAGAACCAGGCCCGCGCCATGCTGGCCGGCGCCCTGGTCGGCGCCCAGGTGGGCCTGGCGGGTATACCCGAACGCTTTCTGGACGGGCTCGAGGAAACTCAGACGCTCTGCCGGCTGGCCGAGACCCTCGCTTCCCAGGCGAACTCCTGA
- the hflC gene encoding protease modulator HflC produces the protein MKQSILMVVIVLVALTGFSGLFVVEEGEQALVTQFGKPVGDIKQAGIHFKTPLLQEVRRFQKRIMKWDGDPNQIPTKDKKYIWVDTTARWRIVDPLLFFKTVATERGAQSRLDDILDSVVRDAVSGHLLLELVRGKEYKAPAGTREVIDLEGIPVNSEDLIGREQILADILQQARASTPEYGIELIDVQIKRINYVEQVRQRVYERMISERKKVAAQYRSEGEGEKADILGQMQKELKAIESEAYRRSVEIRGAADAKAAGIYAAAYGRDADFYAFVRTLESYRKAVGDNGRLVLSTDAEFYRYLQRSR, from the coding sequence ATGAAACAGTCAATCCTCATGGTGGTGATCGTTCTGGTCGCTCTGACGGGCTTTAGCGGGCTGTTCGTGGTCGAGGAGGGCGAGCAGGCCCTGGTCACCCAGTTCGGCAAGCCGGTGGGCGACATCAAGCAGGCCGGAATTCATTTCAAGACCCCTCTGCTGCAGGAGGTGCGCCGCTTCCAGAAGCGGATCATGAAATGGGACGGCGACCCCAACCAGATCCCGACCAAGGACAAGAAGTACATCTGGGTCGACACTACCGCTCGCTGGCGGATCGTCGACCCGCTGCTGTTCTTCAAGACCGTGGCCACCGAGCGCGGCGCCCAGAGCCGCCTCGACGACATCCTCGATTCGGTGGTGCGCGACGCGGTTTCCGGCCACCTGCTGCTGGAACTGGTGCGGGGCAAGGAGTACAAGGCCCCCGCGGGGACCCGCGAGGTGATCGACCTGGAAGGGATACCGGTCAACAGCGAGGATCTGATCGGCCGCGAGCAGATCCTCGCCGACATCCTGCAGCAGGCCCGCGCCAGCACCCCCGAATACGGCATCGAGCTGATCGACGTGCAGATCAAGCGGATCAACTACGTCGAGCAGGTGCGCCAGCGGGTCTACGAGCGGATGATCTCCGAACGCAAGAAGGTGGCCGCCCAGTACCGTTCCGAGGGCGAGGGGGAGAAGGCCGACATCCTCGGCCAGATGCAGAAGGAGCTCAAGGCCATCGAATCCGAGGCCTACCGCCGCTCGGTGGAGATCCGCGGCGCGGCCGACGCCAAAGCCGCCGGCATCTACGCCGCCGCCTACGGTCGCGACGCCGATTTCTACGCTTTCGTCCGCACCCTCGAGTCCTACCGCAAGGCAGTCGGCGACAACGGCCGGCTGGTGCTCTCCACCGACGCCGAGTTCTACCGCTACCTGCAGCGCTCACGCTAG